A single region of the Jatrophihabitans sp. GAS493 genome encodes:
- a CDS encoding family 16 glycosylhydrolase, which yields MTTQTQLAFDATTFSYGLGIDDSRPDSPNEGNPSEIQYYDGGQAKLNAAGAAVLTAQKCKAHLCGDGQTRSVVSGAVHTKGKYTFFPTTAHPVITVDVPVKLPQGAGAWPAIWMRPVSNINTGEIDIVEYIRATFNWHHNTLANGGWQLGSTDYGNGIDLRGYNTFGVAWSLNTLKFRLNGVTRATFTDVDFPGKIPAEPYYLIANLAATKNLVSQQQMLVGPITVTQ from the coding sequence ATGACGACGCAGACGCAGCTGGCGTTCGATGCCACCACGTTCTCCTACGGCCTCGGCATCGACGACAGCCGCCCGGATTCCCCGAACGAGGGCAACCCGTCGGAGATCCAGTACTACGACGGCGGGCAGGCGAAGCTCAACGCCGCCGGGGCGGCCGTGCTGACCGCTCAGAAGTGCAAGGCCCATCTCTGCGGCGACGGCCAGACCCGCTCCGTCGTCAGCGGCGCGGTGCACACCAAGGGGAAATACACGTTCTTCCCCACCACAGCGCACCCGGTCATCACCGTCGATGTGCCGGTGAAGCTGCCCCAGGGCGCCGGGGCCTGGCCGGCGATCTGGATGCGGCCGGTCAGCAACATCAACACCGGTGAGATCGACATTGTCGAGTACATCCGGGCCACGTTCAACTGGCACCACAACACGCTGGCCAACGGCGGCTGGCAGCTCGGCTCGACCGACTACGGCAACGGCATCGACCTCAGGGGCTACAACACCTTCGGCGTGGCCTGGTCGCTGAACACCCTGAAGTTCCGCCTCAACGGCGTCACCCGCGCCACCTTCACCGACGTGGACTTCCCCGGGAAGATCCCGGCCGAGCCGTACTACCTGATAGCCAACCTGGCGGCCACGAAGAACCTGGTCAGCCAGCAGCAGATGCTCGTCGGCCCCATCACCGTCACCCAATAG
- a CDS encoding tyrosine-type recombinase/integrase, translating into MSTWGTEVENWLHYLRSASKPESTVGQREYQMRRFARDHWAVAPYAVDVDTLAKWLSSHVWKPNTRRSYQGALRSFYHWAHITGRISRDPAALLPPVKVPPAYSRPCPESIFRMAILTPDRRLGLMLELAGFGGLRRGEIAVVHSRDLTVAESGAWILQVHGKGRRERRVVLVPSLAWRLRDAGNGYIFPGKHQGHLSPAHVGVTVSRALPPGWTCHTLRHRFAKKFYNTEKNLRATQEVLGHADLRTTQIYTEVELDDIQRSMAGVA; encoded by the coding sequence ATGAGCACATGGGGCACTGAAGTGGAGAACTGGCTCCACTACCTGAGATCGGCGTCCAAGCCAGAATCAACGGTCGGCCAACGCGAGTACCAGATGCGCCGATTCGCCCGTGATCACTGGGCCGTAGCGCCTTACGCGGTCGACGTCGACACGCTGGCTAAATGGCTTAGCTCGCACGTCTGGAAGCCGAACACCCGCCGCTCCTACCAGGGCGCGCTGCGCAGCTTCTATCACTGGGCGCACATCACCGGCCGGATCAGCCGCGACCCGGCCGCGCTGCTGCCGCCGGTCAAGGTGCCGCCGGCATACTCGCGGCCATGCCCAGAGTCGATTTTCCGAATGGCCATCCTCACGCCGGACCGCCGCCTGGGCCTCATGCTGGAGCTCGCGGGCTTCGGCGGTCTGCGCCGCGGCGAGATCGCGGTGGTGCATTCTCGCGATCTGACCGTGGCCGAGAGCGGGGCGTGGATTCTGCAGGTGCACGGCAAAGGCCGCCGCGAGCGCCGGGTGGTGCTGGTGCCCTCGCTGGCGTGGCGGCTGCGCGATGCTGGGAACGGCTACATCTTCCCCGGGAAACACCAGGGCCACCTGTCCCCGGCGCACGTAGGGGTGACCGTCTCCAGGGCGCTGCCGCCCGGCTGGACGTGCCACACCCTGCGCCACCGGTTCGCGAAAAAGTTCTACAACACTGAGAAGAACCTGCGTGCCACCCAGGAGGTACTGGGCCACGCGGACCTCCGCACCACTCAGATCTACACCGAGGTCGAGCTGGACGACATCCAGCGCTCGATGGCCGGGGTGGCCTAG
- a CDS encoding phage tail tube protein — MVTRRLARNFGLDVSRDGAANWLRCTGVVDFGGPAFTPTKADSTDVDSGGFKSITVTDQAWSIGTKYNRLSLSGLPDPVQMLIESTEGQSGGAGELYIRIYETDGGSYAVQGRAVASLTRSKTSEPDLSEITVMFDGDGACGQISNPNGTPRLPAIVSALPGTAPTGALVTITGQNFTGTTAVAFGAVNAPGFTVLLNGTVIVVPMPAGGTDATTVTVTNAVGSATNYYGAINLGQLILTGPDANGDYDVNGTALIGPDPSGDYHFLAGVDLITVPGDVVLSLI, encoded by the coding sequence GTGGTTACTCGCAGACTGGCCCGCAACTTCGGGCTCGACGTGTCCCGGGACGGCGCGGCCAACTGGCTGCGCTGCACCGGCGTCGTCGACTTCGGCGGCCCCGCCTTCACCCCGACGAAGGCCGACAGCACCGACGTCGACTCCGGCGGCTTCAAGAGCATCACGGTGACGGATCAGGCCTGGTCGATCGGGACGAAGTACAACCGGCTCTCGCTGTCCGGGCTGCCGGATCCGGTGCAGATGCTCATCGAGTCCACCGAAGGTCAGTCAGGTGGCGCTGGGGAGCTCTACATCCGGATCTACGAGACCGACGGCGGTAGCTACGCGGTCCAGGGCCGGGCAGTCGCGTCGCTGACCAGGTCGAAGACCTCCGAGCCTGATCTCTCCGAGATCACGGTCATGTTCGACGGGGACGGTGCGTGCGGCCAGATCTCCAACCCCAACGGAACACCGCGGCTGCCCGCGATCGTCTCCGCGCTGCCCGGTACGGCACCGACCGGGGCGCTGGTGACGATCACCGGCCAGAACTTCACCGGCACCACCGCAGTCGCGTTCGGCGCCGTCAACGCCCCGGGCTTCACCGTCCTGCTCAACGGCACGGTGATCGTCGTGCCGATGCCCGCCGGTGGCACTGACGCCACCACGGTCACCGTAACCAACGCCGTCGGGTCGGCCACGAACTACTACGGCGCGATCAACCTCGGCCAGCTGATCCTCACCGGCCCCGACGCCAACGGCGATTACGACGTCAACGGCACCGCGCTCATCGGTCCGGACCCGTCTGGCGACTACCACTTTCTGGCCGGTGTCGACCTGATCACGGTCCCCGGCGACGTCGTCCTCAGCCTCATCTGA
- a CDS encoding site-specific integrase — protein MQLRGCEVIREPRSNLVLVIVGPAQTKPRTVKPLVNLALKHSPRTPILIPKNGVRSRQERFDTQRGKSVARAKTTPGTHGAITVIRQTRLEPVEVELTKRTWRKASTDSQPLRGKAAEGVQRYRAIATYRDKDGKSVAVERFATTAPKAEHALKLTLSSWETKRTGSTVRTDSTVEAAGLLWLAEVKRSALSPNTLGQYQSTFDRVIADTSLAALTLREANRVPVLRQFLQGVADERGAGTAKTTRSVLSSILRFAVEDGVLDYNAMRDIRPVKAAAKKKSSARDTSRALTREERDHLLRVADEHEMAARLDAADIVWWMAATGCRITEALTQQWEDIDLTADVPTALIRGTKSASAERRLSLSPRLVERLRQRAAVKGTDGFVFKSPRAGEASRPRDRRNVARCLRQVLDAAGLPWATPHTLRRTAVTLLSEQGVPIAAIADLAGHANPAMTQNVYLGRNRANVVAGMAVL, from the coding sequence ATGCAGCTGCGCGGCTGCGAGGTCATCCGAGAGCCGCGTTCCAACCTCGTCCTAGTCATAGTCGGTCCAGCGCAAACCAAGCCGCGCACGGTCAAGCCTCTCGTCAATCTGGCGCTCAAACATTCGCCACGAACCCCGATATTAATACCGAAAAATGGTGTACGCTCTCGACAGGAACGCTTCGATACACAAAGGGGAAAGTCAGTGGCGCGAGCGAAGACAACACCAGGCACGCACGGTGCGATCACGGTCATTCGACAGACCAGGCTTGAGCCGGTTGAGGTCGAGCTGACCAAGCGCACCTGGCGTAAGGCGTCCACCGACTCGCAGCCGTTGAGAGGCAAGGCAGCCGAAGGCGTGCAGCGCTACCGTGCCATCGCCACCTATCGCGACAAGGACGGCAAGTCGGTCGCTGTCGAGCGGTTCGCCACCACCGCGCCCAAGGCCGAGCACGCGCTCAAGTTGACCCTGTCGAGCTGGGAGACGAAGCGTACGGGCTCGACGGTGCGCACGGACAGCACGGTAGAGGCGGCTGGGCTTCTGTGGCTAGCCGAGGTCAAGCGCTCGGCCCTCTCGCCCAACACGCTGGGTCAGTACCAATCGACCTTTGACCGCGTGATCGCGGATACCAGTCTCGCCGCGCTGACCCTGCGCGAAGCGAACCGAGTGCCCGTGCTACGTCAGTTCCTGCAAGGCGTGGCCGACGAGCGCGGTGCTGGCACCGCCAAGACCACTCGTAGCGTGCTGTCTTCGATCCTGCGCTTCGCCGTAGAGGATGGCGTGCTCGACTACAACGCAATGCGCGACATTCGCCCCGTGAAGGCGGCTGCGAAGAAGAAGTCATCAGCGCGAGACACCAGCCGAGCGCTGACCCGCGAAGAGCGGGACCACCTTCTGCGTGTTGCCGACGAGCACGAGATGGCAGCGCGTCTCGACGCTGCGGACATTGTGTGGTGGATGGCTGCGACCGGCTGCCGTATTACCGAGGCGCTGACTCAGCAGTGGGAAGATATCGACCTCACCGCCGACGTTCCTACCGCACTCATCCGTGGCACCAAGTCTGCAAGCGCTGAACGTCGCCTTAGCCTGTCGCCGCGACTTGTGGAGCGATTGCGCCAGCGTGCAGCCGTCAAGGGCACCGATGGCTTCGTCTTCAAGTCGCCAAGGGCTGGTGAGGCCAGCCGACCGAGAGACCGGCGTAACGTCGCCCGATGCCTGCGCCAGGTGCTCGACGCTGCCGGTCTGCCCTGGGCAACGCCACACACTCTGCGCAGGACGGCGGTAACCTTGCTGAGCGAGCAAGGCGTGCCCATCGCTGCGATTGCCGACCTCGCAGGGCACGCCAACCCAGCGATGACTCAGAACGTCTATCTTGGGCGCAACCGGGCCAATGTCGTGGCGGGAATGGCGGTCCTGTGA